A part of Streptomyces sp. NBC_01210 genomic DNA contains:
- a CDS encoding alpha/beta hydrolase, translating into MSSTELPGVRAVNAAVAPKVATVRVAEGEELRSATLPGLTLTVRSRPPTRSGLAPALYVHGLGGSSLNWSALMPLLEDILDGEAIDLPGFGDSPPPDDGNYSLTAHARAVIRYLDARGRGPVHLLGNSLGGAVSTRVAAVRPDLVRTLTLVSPALPELRVQRSAVPTALMALPGGASLFGRLTKDWTAEQRTKGVMALCYGDPSRVDDEGLRNAVEEMERRMRLPYFWDAMTRSARGIVDAYTLGGQHGLWRQAERVLAPTLLVYGGRDQLVSYRMARKAAAAFRDSRLLTLPDAGHVAMMEYPESVAQAFRELLNDCDRS; encoded by the coding sequence ATGTCTTCGACCGAGCTGCCGGGAGTACGCGCCGTCAACGCCGCCGTGGCCCCCAAGGTCGCGACCGTCCGGGTCGCGGAGGGCGAGGAGCTGCGCTCCGCGACGCTGCCCGGACTGACGCTCACCGTCAGATCCAGGCCGCCGACGCGCTCCGGCCTCGCGCCCGCGCTGTATGTGCACGGGCTCGGCGGCTCCTCGCTGAACTGGTCGGCGCTGATGCCGCTGCTCGAAGACATCCTGGACGGTGAGGCGATCGACCTGCCCGGTTTCGGGGACTCCCCGCCGCCGGACGACGGCAACTACTCCCTCACCGCCCACGCCAGAGCGGTGATCCGCTATCTGGACGCCCGGGGCCGCGGCCCCGTACATCTCCTCGGAAACTCCCTGGGTGGAGCGGTCTCCACCCGTGTCGCGGCCGTCCGGCCCGATCTGGTGCGCACGCTCACGCTCGTCTCGCCCGCGCTGCCGGAGCTCCGCGTGCAGCGCTCCGCCGTGCCCACCGCGCTGATGGCGCTGCCCGGGGGCGCCTCGCTGTTCGGCAGACTGACCAAGGACTGGACGGCCGAGCAGCGCACCAAAGGCGTGATGGCGCTCTGCTACGGGGACCCCTCGCGGGTCGACGACGAAGGGCTGCGCAACGCTGTGGAGGAGATGGAGCGGCGTATGCGCCTCCCGTACTTCTGGGATGCGATGACTCGTTCCGCGCGCGGCATTGTCGACGCGTACACCTTGGGTGGACAGCACGGGCTGTGGCGGCAGGCGGAGCGGGTGCTCGCGCCGACGCTGCTTGTTTACGGGGGGCGGGACCAACTCGTCTCGTACCGTATGGCGCGCAAGGCAGCGGCGGCCTTCCGGGATTCCCGGCTGTTGACGCTCCCGGATGCCGGGCATGTTGCCATGATGGAGTACCCGGAATCAGTCGCCCAGGCTTTCCGGGAACTGCTGAACGACTGCGACAGGAGCTGA
- a CDS encoding DUF3152 domain-containing protein: protein MGRHSRKGPAPKGSDSGSSAGIPGPGVSGTGEWEAVGSSPGSGRRRRNAAPGPEQHGSSGHGLPQARGGHPEQHEAGGGWGVPPQRYGDRQGGGRQRVQTPMPPRTTASGAARIPGPRREFVEAFEQPRPATGQEPDPYASVTERGDEPEQATEAAAEASEGKPAKGGKGRAFTGIAAAAVTTVLAVVVAGHVASDGPEKPSAQAAGKDRAGAESPASRSNGRQAPPDGAVKPAVPAAYEQLMAARFPINPKLTATGDFEAVPGFDKAPGKGRKIRYRVDIEKGLGLDGALFAKAVQQTLNDDRSWAHGGAMTFERISSGEPEFVITLASPGTTATWCAKSDLDTSVDNVSCDSASTDRVMINAYRWAQGSATYGDEAMFTYRQMLINHEVGHRLGHGHVNCRTPGSLAPVMQQQTKSLDIGGIKCRPNPWVYPGG from the coding sequence GTGGGACGACACAGCCGCAAAGGCCCCGCGCCCAAGGGCTCCGACTCCGGAAGCAGCGCCGGTATACCCGGCCCCGGAGTATCCGGCACCGGTGAGTGGGAAGCCGTGGGTTCGAGCCCCGGCAGTGGACGGCGCAGACGCAACGCCGCGCCGGGTCCTGAACAGCATGGCTCCTCCGGCCATGGCCTGCCGCAGGCCCGCGGTGGACACCCCGAGCAGCATGAAGCGGGCGGTGGCTGGGGCGTACCGCCGCAGCGGTACGGGGACCGGCAGGGCGGCGGCCGGCAGCGGGTGCAGACGCCGATGCCGCCGCGTACGACCGCCTCGGGAGCGGCCCGGATACCGGGCCCGCGACGGGAGTTCGTCGAGGCCTTCGAGCAGCCCCGGCCCGCAACCGGCCAGGAGCCCGACCCGTACGCCTCCGTCACCGAACGGGGCGACGAGCCGGAACAGGCCACCGAAGCCGCGGCCGAAGCGAGCGAGGGGAAGCCGGCCAAGGGTGGCAAGGGGCGTGCCTTCACCGGCATCGCGGCCGCCGCGGTGACCACGGTGCTCGCGGTCGTCGTGGCCGGCCACGTCGCCTCGGACGGTCCGGAGAAGCCGAGCGCACAGGCCGCGGGCAAGGACCGTGCGGGGGCGGAGAGCCCGGCATCCCGCTCGAACGGTCGGCAGGCGCCGCCCGACGGCGCGGTGAAACCCGCGGTCCCTGCCGCGTACGAGCAGCTGATGGCCGCCCGGTTCCCGATCAACCCCAAACTGACGGCGACGGGTGATTTCGAAGCGGTGCCCGGCTTCGACAAGGCGCCGGGCAAGGGTCGCAAGATCCGCTACCGGGTGGATATCGAAAAGGGTCTCGGTCTGGACGGCGCGCTGTTCGCCAAGGCGGTCCAGCAGACCCTGAACGACGACCGGAGCTGGGCGCACGGCGGGGCGATGACCTTCGAGCGGATCTCTTCGGGGGAGCCGGAATTCGTGATCACGCTCGCCAGTCCCGGGACCACGGCGACCTGGTGCGCCAAATCCGATCTGGACACGAGCGTCGACAATGTCAGTTGTGATTCGGCGTCGACCGACCGCGTGATGATCAATGCGTACCGGTGGGCCCAGGGCTCGGCGACATACGGCGACGAGGCGATGTTCACCTACCGGCAGATGCTCATCAACCACGAGGTCGGGCACCGGCTCGGGCACGGTCATGTGAACTGCCGCACGCCGGGCTCGCTCGCGCCCGTCATGCAGCAGCAGACCAAATCCCTCGACATCGGCGGGATCAAGTGCCGCCCCAACCCCTGGGTGTATCCCGGCGGTTGA
- a CDS encoding DUF3492 domain-containing protein, translating to MRIGLLTDGGYPYATGESRLWCDRLVRGLAQHEFDVYALSRSAQQEDHGWIQLPPQVQRVRTAPLWAPEDDGHTYGRRERRRFVGHFKELATAVCAEGEGQGEGFADALYGLAELARERGGLYAALRSELAVRVLESACRAPGTRRTVHAATVPDYLAFVDQLERALRPLSLDWYGADCLGAVDLCHAASGGSAALPGLLAKRFFGVPLLVTEYGVQLRAHYLAARDGELTAPVRALLAAFQGRLAAEVYRQASVITPGNTHARRWQEKCGADRAKLRTVYPGMEVDRFAAVGEPVGEAAGDDDGSSDPHTLVWVGRIEPAKDLIALLHAFAEVRKEEPQARLRLFGAPVQGPEARTYLAHCKALAAQLFPDEAADAHAVGDNPVSFEEIGGPEAPELADAYASGGVVVLSSVVEGFPISLVEAMFCGRATVSTDVGAVVEVIGGTGLVVPPRNPRALAEACLALLRDPERRERLGAAARARALELFTIEQNLTAFRGIYLELISHSPVQREAVNADGEPLPFARPAEAYVPCHWTGGGTASGARTPRWADRPRLVGALTTAKEARA from the coding sequence GTGCGGATCGGACTGCTTACGGACGGTGGTTATCCATATGCGACGGGTGAGTCCAGGCTGTGGTGCGACCGGCTTGTGCGCGGGCTCGCGCAGCACGAGTTCGACGTCTACGCGCTGAGCCGCAGCGCCCAGCAGGAGGACCACGGCTGGATCCAGCTCCCGCCGCAGGTGCAGCGGGTGCGCACGGCCCCGCTGTGGGCGCCCGAGGACGACGGACATACGTACGGACGGCGCGAACGACGCCGCTTCGTCGGCCATTTCAAGGAGCTTGCCACCGCCGTCTGCGCGGAGGGCGAGGGCCAGGGCGAAGGTTTCGCCGACGCGCTGTACGGACTCGCCGAACTCGCGCGTGAACGCGGCGGGCTCTACGCCGCACTCCGCTCCGAACTCGCCGTGCGTGTCCTCGAATCCGCATGCCGTGCCCCCGGCACGCGCCGCACCGTGCACGCCGCCACCGTCCCCGACTACCTCGCCTTCGTCGACCAGCTGGAGCGCGCTCTGCGCCCGCTCTCGCTCGACTGGTACGGCGCGGACTGCCTCGGCGCGGTCGACCTGTGCCATGCCGCGTCCGGCGGCTCCGCCGCCCTGCCCGGCCTGCTGGCCAAACGCTTCTTCGGCGTCCCACTGCTGGTCACCGAGTACGGCGTACAACTGCGCGCGCACTACCTCGCCGCGAGGGACGGCGAGCTGACCGCGCCCGTACGGGCCCTGCTCGCGGCCTTCCAGGGCCGGCTGGCCGCCGAGGTGTACCGGCAGGCGTCCGTCATCACGCCCGGCAATACGCATGCACGCCGCTGGCAGGAGAAGTGCGGCGCCGACCGAGCCAAGTTGCGGACCGTCTACCCCGGCATGGAGGTGGACCGTTTCGCGGCGGTCGGGGAACCGGTGGGCGAGGCTGCGGGAGATGACGACGGCAGCAGCGACCCGCACACCCTCGTCTGGGTCGGCCGGATCGAGCCCGCCAAGGACCTCATCGCACTGCTGCATGCCTTCGCGGAAGTGCGCAAGGAGGAGCCGCAGGCACGGTTGCGGCTCTTCGGCGCGCCGGTGCAGGGGCCGGAGGCCAGGACCTATCTCGCCCACTGCAAGGCGCTGGCCGCCCAGCTCTTCCCCGACGAGGCGGCCGACGCGCACGCCGTCGGCGACAACCCGGTCTCCTTCGAGGAGATCGGCGGACCCGAGGCGCCCGAGCTGGCCGACGCGTACGCCTCCGGCGGAGTCGTCGTCCTGTCCAGTGTCGTCGAGGGCTTCCCGATCAGCCTGGTCGAGGCGATGTTCTGCGGCCGCGCGACGGTCTCCACGGACGTCGGCGCGGTCGTCGAAGTCATCGGCGGTACAGGGCTTGTGGTGCCCCCGCGCAATCCGCGGGCCCTCGCGGAAGCCTGCCTCGCGCTGCTGCGCGACCCCGAGCGCCGTGAACGGCTCGGCGCGGCCGCCCGGGCCCGCGCGCTCGAGCTCTTCACGATCGAGCAGAACCTGACGGCATTTCGCGGCATTTACCTGGAGCTGATCTCGCACTCCCCGGTACAGCGGGAGGCGGTGAACGCGGACGGTGAGCCGCTGCCCTTCGCCCGTCCCGCCGAGGCGTATGTGCCATGTCACTGGACGGGCGGCGGCACCGCGTCGGGCGCCCGCACCCCGCGCTGGGCGGACCGGCCGCGGCTCGTCGGCGCGCTGACCACCGCGAAGGAGGCACGCGCATGA
- a CDS encoding NAD-dependent epimerase/dehydratase family protein: MRVLLLGANGFLGRFVADRLLADPAVHLTALGRGDDADVRFDLAGGSPGALTRFLGAVHPGVVINCAGATRGGARELTRHNTVAVATVCEALRRSGCGARLVQLGCASEYGPSQQGSSTAEDAIPRPGGPYGVSKLAATELVLGAGLDAVVLRVFSPIGPGTPAGSPLGRLAEAMRRAMQSGDGELKLSGLGVQRDFVDVRDVARAVHAASLSAAQGVVNIGTGRAVRLRDAAAVLARVAGYAGGLHELDAPSGRPPIGAPRTESVLDHLSVPPAPYPDGCGGWQQADVRTARDRLGWRPRINLEESLADIWMEAACRI, from the coding sequence ATGAGGGTGCTACTGCTCGGTGCCAATGGATTCCTCGGCCGCTTCGTCGCCGACCGGCTGCTCGCCGACCCGGCCGTGCACCTCACGGCCCTCGGGCGCGGCGACGACGCCGACGTACGCTTCGACCTCGCCGGCGGCAGCCCGGGCGCGCTCACCCGCTTCCTCGGCGCCGTCCACCCCGGGGTCGTCATCAACTGCGCGGGCGCCACCCGCGGCGGCGCCCGCGAACTGACCCGCCACAACACCGTCGCCGTCGCCACCGTCTGCGAGGCCCTGCGCCGCAGCGGTTGCGGCGCCCGGCTCGTCCAGCTCGGCTGCGCCTCCGAGTACGGACCGTCCCAACAGGGATCGTCGACGGCGGAGGACGCGATCCCGCGTCCCGGCGGCCCCTACGGAGTGAGCAAGCTCGCCGCCACCGAGCTGGTGCTCGGGGCCGGCCTGGACGCCGTCGTACTCCGCGTCTTCTCGCCCATCGGCCCGGGCACCCCGGCAGGATCCCCGCTCGGCCGCCTCGCCGAGGCGATGCGCCGCGCCATGCAGTCCGGCGACGGCGAGCTGAAGCTCAGCGGCCTCGGCGTGCAGCGCGACTTCGTCGACGTACGGGACGTGGCGCGCGCCGTGCACGCCGCTTCGCTCTCCGCCGCGCAGGGCGTGGTCAACATCGGTACGGGACGTGCCGTACGGCTGAGGGACGCGGCCGCCGTCCTCGCCCGGGTCGCCGGCTACGCCGGTGGGCTGCACGAGCTGGACGCGCCGTCGGGCCGGCCCCCCATCGGCGCCCCGCGCACCGAATCCGTACTGGACCACCTGTCCGTGCCCCCGGCGCCGTACCCCGACGGCTGTGGTGGCTGGCAGCAGGCGGATGTGCGCACCGCCCGCGACCGGCTCGGCTGGCGCCCCCGTATCAACCTCGAAGAGTCCCTCGCCGACATCTGGATGGAGGCGGCATGCCGCATCTGA
- a CDS encoding spherulation-specific family 4 protein: MPHLTSTGAQSSTATAREVRPDEVWGRLGFGIPGYAHPLLAPVEWAGLTRPGTPLHWVVLNVDDGPGDRPDPHCLEAAGRLRNAGVRVLGHLDLAHGSRSFGDLVSDAHRFLEWYQVDGFLLDRCPTDRADLHEVRRTTATLEAVLDGGHLVLGHGSHPYPGYAEVADQLVTFSGPWTDYRWSQVAEWTADHPPERFVHFVHGVPRTRLEEATRIARWQGAGTIFFTDRTGGKGRSEHNGAFEALPGYWDEIVSQIGPGVSE, translated from the coding sequence ATGCCGCATCTGACCAGCACGGGCGCCCAGTCCTCGACGGCCACAGCGAGGGAGGTCCGCCCGGACGAAGTCTGGGGGAGGCTCGGCTTCGGCATCCCCGGCTACGCCCACCCGCTGCTCGCCCCCGTCGAATGGGCCGGACTGACCCGGCCGGGAACGCCGTTGCACTGGGTGGTCCTCAATGTCGACGACGGCCCCGGCGACCGCCCCGACCCGCACTGTCTGGAGGCCGCGGGCAGGCTGCGCAACGCGGGCGTACGCGTCCTCGGCCATCTCGACCTGGCACACGGCTCGAGATCATTCGGCGATCTCGTCTCCGACGCGCACCGCTTTCTCGAGTGGTACCAGGTCGACGGCTTCCTGCTGGACCGCTGCCCGACGGACCGTGCGGACCTGCACGAGGTGCGGCGTACGACGGCGACGCTGGAGGCGGTTCTCGACGGCGGGCATCTGGTGCTCGGGCACGGCTCGCACCCGTATCCCGGCTACGCGGAGGTCGCCGACCAGCTGGTCACCTTCTCCGGGCCATGGACCGACTACCGCTGGTCGCAGGTGGCGGAGTGGACGGCGGACCACCCGCCGGAGCGCTTTGTGCACTTCGTCCACGGCGTGCCGCGGACCCGCCTGGAGGAGGCCACGCGTATCGCCCGCTGGCAGGGCGCCGGGACGATCTTCTTCACCGACCGTACCGGCGGCAAGGGTCGAAGCGAACATAACGGAGCATTCGAGGCACTGCCCGGCTACTGGGACGAAATCGTCTCGCAGATCGGACCGGGTGTCTCGGAATGA
- the moeZ gene encoding adenylyltransferase/sulfurtransferase MoeZ gives MSLPPLVEPAAELTVDEVRRYSRHLIIPDVGMDGQKRLKNAKVLAVGAGGLGSPALMYLAAAGVGTLGIVEFDEVDESNLQRQIIHSQADIGRSKAESAKDSVLGINPYVNVILHEERLEAENVMEIFSQYDLIVDGTDNFATRYLVNDACVLLNKPYVWGSIYRFDGQASVFWSEHGPCYRCLYPEPPPPGMVPSCAEGGVLGVLCASIGSIQVNEAIKLLAGIGEPLVGRLMIYDALEMQYRQVKVRKDPDCAVCGENPTVTELIDYEAFCGVVSEEAQEAALGSTITPKQLKEWIDDGENIDIIDVREVNEYEIVSIPGARLIPKNEFLMGTALQDLPQDKRIVLHCKTGVRSAEVLAVLKSAGFADAVHVGGGVIGWVNQIEPDKPIY, from the coding sequence GTGTCGCTGCCACCCCTGGTCGAGCCAGCTGCTGAGCTCACCGTCGACGAGGTCCGCAGGTACTCCCGCCACCTGATCATCCCCGATGTCGGGATGGACGGGCAGAAGCGGCTGAAGAACGCCAAGGTGCTCGCCGTCGGCGCGGGCGGTCTGGGCTCGCCTGCCCTCATGTACCTGGCCGCCGCCGGCGTCGGCACGCTCGGCATCGTGGAGTTCGACGAGGTCGACGAGTCGAACCTGCAGCGCCAGATCATCCACAGCCAGGCCGACATCGGCCGCTCCAAGGCCGAGTCCGCCAAGGACTCGGTGCTCGGCATCAACCCGTACGTGAATGTGATCCTCCACGAAGAGCGGCTCGAGGCCGAGAACGTGATGGAGATCTTCAGCCAGTACGACCTGATCGTCGACGGCACGGACAACTTCGCGACCCGCTACCTGGTCAATGACGCGTGCGTGCTGCTGAACAAGCCGTACGTCTGGGGCTCGATCTACCGCTTCGACGGCCAGGCCTCCGTCTTCTGGTCCGAGCACGGGCCCTGCTACCGCTGCCTCTACCCGGAGCCCCCGCCGCCGGGCATGGTCCCGAGCTGCGCCGAGGGCGGCGTGCTGGGCGTGCTGTGCGCGTCCATCGGCTCCATCCAGGTCAACGAGGCCATCAAGCTGCTGGCCGGCATCGGTGAGCCGCTGGTCGGCCGGCTGATGATCTACGACGCCCTGGAGATGCAGTACCGCCAGGTCAAGGTCCGCAAGGACCCGGACTGCGCCGTGTGCGGCGAGAACCCCACCGTCACCGAGCTCATCGACTACGAGGCCTTCTGCGGCGTCGTGTCCGAGGAGGCCCAGGAGGCGGCGCTCGGTTCGACGATCACTCCCAAGCAGCTCAAGGAGTGGATCGACGACGGCGAGAACATCGACATCATCGATGTCCGCGAGGTCAACGAGTACGAGATCGTCTCGATCCCCGGCGCCAGGCTGATCCCGAAGAACGAGTTCCTGATGGGCACCGCCCTCCAGGACCTTCCGCAGGACAAGCGCATCGTCCTGCACTGCAAGACGGGTGTCCGCAGTGCGGAGGTCCTCGCGGTGCTCAAGTCCGCGGGCTTCGCGGACGCGGTGCACGTCGGCGGCGGCGTCATCGGCTGGGTCAACCAGATCGAGCCGGACAAGCCGATCTACTAA
- a CDS encoding toll/interleukin-1 receptor domain-containing protein has protein sequence MRILVLGSLPDHVPGANQPILAEHAPLFRAGRALGWALAAGDFRAIIGSSSQRTIDPYIFEGYAEYCRENPSSQRHIEIQFPVDAANPGHEPRFADAPENLHVMKIENYADASSPHRWIVSHFAALRSADLLIVLGGGVSTRLLGAYAASNKIPTLAIREYGGSSAEVFLLARHTYQKAIPRLGERPTRETSQKVISFAVELVKSKPRSIHSYFLSYSWNDCPEADYVEVLLRRFGRMIFRDEDRVMIGHRIPRQLEASIQEADTFVALFSNSYNASQWCPSELEFALESQASGRPDRIVLIELDETKPPLRAASLLRVKGNSREHLDLCVRRMIEQE, from the coding sequence ATGCGCATTCTTGTGTTGGGATCGTTACCTGATCACGTTCCAGGCGCCAATCAACCAATCCTGGCAGAACATGCGCCTTTGTTTAGAGCGGGTCGAGCGCTGGGTTGGGCGCTTGCTGCCGGAGATTTCAGAGCCATCATTGGAAGCTCGTCGCAACGAACAATTGATCCCTATATTTTCGAGGGCTACGCCGAGTATTGCAGGGAGAATCCGAGTTCCCAACGCCACATAGAGATTCAATTCCCTGTCGATGCCGCTAACCCAGGACATGAACCTCGGTTTGCGGATGCTCCAGAAAATCTCCATGTCATGAAGATTGAAAACTATGCAGATGCAAGCAGCCCTCATCGTTGGATCGTCTCCCACTTCGCTGCATTGCGTTCTGCGGACCTTCTGATTGTGCTTGGCGGAGGTGTGAGTACGCGACTTCTTGGCGCCTATGCGGCATCGAATAAAATTCCAACCCTCGCTATCCGTGAGTACGGGGGATCATCCGCGGAGGTCTTCCTCCTTGCGCGACACACCTACCAAAAGGCGATACCTCGGTTGGGGGAAAGACCCACCAGAGAGACCAGTCAGAAAGTAATTTCCTTTGCAGTTGAACTGGTGAAGTCCAAGCCGCGCAGCATTCACTCGTATTTCCTTAGCTATTCTTGGAACGACTGTCCTGAAGCGGACTATGTCGAGGTGCTTCTTAGAAGGTTTGGGAGGATGATTTTTAGAGACGAAGACCGGGTTATGATTGGCCACCGAATCCCGCGCCAATTAGAGGCGTCGATACAGGAAGCGGACACATTTGTTGCCCTATTTAGCAACAGTTACAACGCAAGCCAATGGTGTCCTTCCGAGCTAGAATTCGCACTCGAATCACAAGCGTCCGGACGCCCAGACCGAATCGTGTTAATTGAGCTTGATGAAACCAAACCTCCGCTGCGGGCCGCCTCATTGTTGCGCGTTAAAGGAAACTCGCGCGAGCATCTTGACCTATGTGTTCGCAGAATGATCGAGCAAGAGTAA
- a CDS encoding alpha/beta hydrolase, giving the protein MTTRVRAGALAAAAVLAAGAITGCDSGTDAAGGDGKNTAKPSAARTAPGKAAPSRPSEPVLPATLTGQKLDWQRCAAPVKAEGSYAKAPGHEWQCARLKAPLDYKKPTGETIGIALIRSKAEDRSKRIGSLLFNFGGPGGSGVAGLPGSADQFKKLHSRYDLVSFDPRGVAESSEVTCRGDQEIEAAHRLDFTPDTPAEEKAYLDDAKAFGAGCAKKSGRVLPHVGTANAARDMDLMRQVLGDDKLNYLGFSYGTELGGTYAHLFPKNVGRLVLDAVVDPTADYAAHSLGQAQGFQRALENYFKSRGISAQDGTARVVKLLGKLDRKPLPTDEGRPLTQSLALTGIVFPLYSKDNWEYLTKGLNEAENGDGTRLLLMADAYNSRDEKGHYSTQDHSQRAISCADTKGRVTAAEVTSRHLAEFTKVSPVFGPYLAWDLAGWCADWPVPGESDTPEAAAEGAAPILVVGTTGDPATPYEGAKRMVDELGAGVGVLLTNKGEGHGAYGNGACVTGTVDAYLLDGKVPANGKTCS; this is encoded by the coding sequence ATGACGACGCGGGTACGGGCGGGGGCCCTGGCCGCTGCGGCGGTGCTGGCGGCCGGCGCCATCACCGGCTGTGACAGCGGTACGGACGCGGCAGGGGGCGACGGCAAGAACACCGCCAAGCCCTCGGCCGCCCGGACCGCCCCGGGCAAGGCCGCCCCGAGCAGGCCGAGCGAGCCGGTCCTGCCCGCCACCCTCACCGGCCAGAAGCTCGACTGGCAGCGCTGCGCGGCGCCCGTGAAGGCGGAGGGCAGCTACGCGAAGGCGCCGGGCCATGAGTGGCAGTGCGCCCGGCTCAAGGCCCCGCTCGACTACAAGAAGCCGACGGGCGAGACGATCGGGATCGCTCTGATCCGCTCGAAGGCCGAGGACCGGTCCAAGCGGATCGGTTCACTCCTCTTCAACTTCGGCGGTCCCGGCGGCTCGGGTGTCGCCGGACTGCCGGGCTCGGCCGATCAGTTCAAGAAGCTGCACAGCCGTTACGACCTGGTCAGCTTCGATCCGCGCGGCGTGGCGGAGAGCTCCGAGGTGACCTGCCGGGGCGATCAGGAGATCGAGGCAGCGCACAGGCTGGACTTCACCCCCGACACACCCGCGGAGGAGAAGGCGTACCTCGACGACGCCAAGGCCTTCGGCGCGGGCTGCGCCAAGAAGTCCGGGCGGGTGCTGCCGCATGTCGGCACGGCCAACGCCGCCCGCGACATGGACCTGATGCGCCAGGTCCTCGGCGACGACAAGCTGAACTACCTCGGCTTCTCCTACGGCACCGAACTGGGCGGCACCTACGCCCACTTGTTCCCGAAGAATGTCGGGCGACTCGTCCTGGACGCGGTGGTCGATCCCACCGCCGACTACGCCGCGCATTCGCTGGGCCAGGCGCAGGGCTTCCAGCGCGCCCTGGAGAACTACTTCAAGAGCCGCGGCATCAGCGCGCAGGACGGCACCGCGCGCGTGGTCAAGCTGCTCGGCAAGCTGGACCGCAAGCCGCTGCCCACCGACGAGGGGCGCCCGCTCACCCAGAGCCTGGCGCTCACCGGGATCGTCTTCCCGCTGTACTCCAAGGACAACTGGGAATACCTCACCAAGGGGCTGAACGAGGCGGAGAACGGTGACGGCACCCGTCTCCTGCTGATGGCGGATGCCTACAACAGCCGTGACGAGAAAGGCCACTACAGCACCCAGGACCACTCGCAGCGCGCCATATCCTGCGCGGACACCAAGGGCCGTGTGACCGCTGCCGAGGTCACATCGCGTCATCTGGCCGAGTTCACCAAGGTGTCGCCGGTCTTCGGCCCGTATCTGGCCTGGGACCTGGCGGGGTGGTGCGCGGACTGGCCCGTGCCGGGCGAGTCGGACACTCCCGAGGCAGCCGCCGAGGGCGCGGCTCCGATCCTGGTCGTCGGCACGACGGGCGACCCCGCGACCCCGTACGAGGGCGCGAAGCGGATGGTGGACGAGCTGGGCGCGGGCGTCGGAGTGCTGCTCACCAACAAGGGCGAGGGGCACGGCGCGTACGGCAATGGCGCCTGCGTGACCGGCACGGTGGACGCGTATCTCCTGGACGGCAAGGTCCCGGCGAACGGCAAGACCTGCTCGTAG